The nucleotide sequence CTGAAAGGTAAAATTAACATGAAGTTTGGTAAAGTTTTATAGCCTTCACTGTAACTTGTAACTGTGCTTTGGCTTTAATTCTAtctttactttctttcttttcatgaATAATCATCTATCATAAAATGGACATTGGAAAAGGgataaataatgaaattgtCTTTTCCTTTTACAAGGTTAAAagctaaaacttcaaaaaatgcTATTTAATAGCCAAGCCAAATAAGGAaaatatgttttagttttttctttcttccctaTTTGCTTCTCAAGTGGTTCTTGTAAGGGGAAAAATGACTTAATGTATGTGCATTGAAGCTAGAGACATATCGGTCATTATAGTGTTGCTTTTTGAGTTGATTATCCAGAAGCATTAACCAAAAAAAGACCTAACTAggaaagagtaaaaaaaaaaaacactaactaGGAAAGAGACTTTGCTTTTTTGAAatttagataaaaaataattttactattaTATCATTATTTATACCTTTATatagatatttaaaaaaaatttgacatatATAATTGGTGAATGtgtcaatgtaattttttttacgcgttagtgtgaatttttttttttttttttgagatgttTGTGTGAAGTTATTGAACTTagtttttattaactttttttccctcaaaaaaaaaattaaaattaacttttttcttaAGTTAAGACATTTCTAATAGCTTCTTATATCTTTGATCTGTTTTACCATTATATGAAATTTACCATTATATGAAATGGTGAAAGAGcctaaaataaatatgaagcaaataaattacatcatttCCTCTTTTTGCTCCTCAGTGGTTTAGAAAATGAGTCAACAAATGAGAAAGCTGAGAATAGAACAAGCTGGTTATTGCATGAAGGAGTAGGAGAAGATCAAATGATTCAAAAGCAACAACAAGCTTGTAACAGTGATTCATCAAGTTCAAGTCTTCCTGCATGGCTACAAcaatacaaaaatgaaaataaaggaaTTTCTTACAATGATCAGGTCTCATTATTATCACAATCATATTTACATagcataataataatttttttaccatgccccacaaatcaaaatatatattaaatatttgtaaTATAGTACAAAAATTTAGATACtagtatctttttttgttggtgtcCGGATTCGAACCACAGACCTTCCATATATTACGCATTATCCTGcaaactgagctaagctcacggggataataGTATCTAAATTTATAAGAAGTCTTATAGGTAGGTACTATTAAAATCcaataatattttgtcaaaaaaaaatccaataatattattattgaaactTGAGTTATTTAGCTATCAttaaattttgtgatttttctttcaaaaaataaaaataaattttttgatttaattaaagTGAAACTTATctcttgttttatattttaacagAATGTACAAGTAGGAGAgctttgcaaaaagtggaactCTATGTGTGGTTCAATCCAAAAACAACCCTATCATTGTGATGATAAAATTCTCACATTATCTTCAGTATCACCTTCTTCATCTACATCAGGTTTCTCCTATGAGCAGCAACAACATCCTAACAATGTGTCACAAAGCGACCACGACCGCCATTTTTGGACCTCTCAAAGTGGAACCAAGTCAAATGAACcttcaaaccctaattcaaCCATTTCTAGTGACCTTGTGGAAATGGAGCAACTAAACAATTTCAAAGAACTAAATTTAGAGAACATGAGAACTCTATGCAATGCTTTGGAGAAAAAAGTTCCATGGCAAAAAGATATAATACCGGAAATCGCAAGCACAGTTTTGCAATGCCGATCCGGATTGgtaaaaagaaaagggaaaaacaaTGACCATGATGCTAAAGAAGAAACATGGTTATTTTTCCAAGGTGTTGATTTGGAAGCTAAAGAGAAAATAGCAAAAGAATTGGCTAAGCTTGTTTTTGGGTCCTacaataatttcatttcaatatcACTTAGTAGTTTTTCTTCAACAAGAGCTGATTCAAGTGAGGAAAGtagaaacaaaagaacaagAGATGAAGCAAGTTGTACTTATATTGAAAGATTTGGTGATGCAATGTCAAGTAATCCTCATAGGGTTTTTCTAGTTGAAGATATAGAGCAAGTTGATTATTTTTCACAACTTGGTTTCAAAAGGGCTATTGAGAAAGGAAAAGTTTTGGATTCAAATGGTGAAGaggtttgtttttgtgatgctATTATTATTCTAAGCTGTGAAAATTTTAGTTCAAGATCAAGAGTTTGTTCTCCTAAACAAAGATCATCTCAAGAAGACAAAGATGATGATATTAATGTTGCTACTTTGGAAGAGACAAGTTCTTATGTTTCTTTGGATTTGAATATTTCTATTGATGAGGATTACAATGAGGATGATAAATTGGTTGATGAAATTGGGCTACTTGAATCCGTAGACAGAAAGATTCTCTTCAAAATTCAAGAATTATGAAGAAAATTTCTTGAACAcagcctttttttattttttctttttcttctagcTAGGTATTTCTTATTTCCTATGTTCTTCATCACGTATTTGTATTTCTTAGGTATTAATTTCGTTccccttaattttattatgtaacTACTTGTATATTAGAAGGTATATCAACTATTCAGTTTTTTTAGCATTTTGCTGTTAGAAATATTTTGTATCCTAAATATATTatcttgtttttaattaatttttatttttaaacaatgttgctataataataacaaaaagtACTATTTCACAgttttataaatacttttttcaaaatagtgtttttttttctatgaaacattaaatatttctcatattaaACAAATAACCTCCAAGGGTTTTCTTAGCTTTGTACTGTTgcatttctttttcttgtgtttgttcCCTTTTGTGTAGGGTATTTCTAGTACTCGTTTTATTTCTGTGTTGATTTTTGTATATTAaattaaccatttaaaaaaCCTCCAAAGCAAAAAGCGGCTTCTTACGTAAAAAAAATAGGGTAAAGCTGCATATAATATACCAATTGATGATATTCTGTTCTAGACCCTGCGTATGCAGAAGTGTTAGTGTACCTGTactttatatagaaaaaaaagaagataccGCACACCTActtctttaaaaattattttaactcattatttttttaaagtaataaaaaataagtttttcaaACATTATTGCATCATGAAGATACACAAGCTTCTTAGTTGCTTCTATGTAGCAGGTTATCTAGTTAGTCAGTAGTAACTAATTGTCGTAGAGTTAGTGCATATAAAACATGCATCATAACTGTCTTTCAACTTCATGAACTATTTATAAGTTGTAATGTAGTATATAATCAAGTAATGAGATATATGCAATCAACAATCTTAGACAAGATAGAAAATATGTTTTGGAATATTTCACTAAGATGCGATCACTTTAGGATTAATTGAATTCTCATTGACCTATTCCCAATTGCACTTGTCGTCGTCCACATCGATGTGATTTAGTTTGTGTTGTGTTAAAATTCACAGAGCTCATCAAGATCAAATCATTCAAGTTTTCACTGGCTTAAATGAGCAGTTTTTTGTTGTCAAGACTCAAGATCTTCTGATGGATCCTCTCCCATCCATCAACAATGTATACTCCTTGGTTGTTCATGAAGAAAGTAACAACGTAATGTTTCTTGCTTCTATTTCTCTTATTGAATATAACATATTCATCAATGCTTCTAATGCAAGAAGAATCAGCATTGTGGCAAAGGTACAACTAATGGTGGCGCTAACGAGAATGGCTCTAGATAGGTACCTCGTCATACCTAGGTCATTCACCTAGTGATGCTTCTCAGATAGGTATATATAGTGTTATTTCTTGTTCTATGCATACTACTCATGACTATTGACTATTAGATTCAGGTGTCAATGACcatatttgtttcttctttAACTAGTTTTACTTCATTTTACAAGATTAAACTTATACATGTTAATCTTCCAAATGGTTCTTCTGTTTTAGTTCAACATGCTGGTGCTATTTCCTTGTCACCAAACTTATTCCTTACAATGTGTTATATTCTCCATATTTCAAACTTAACCTTATTTCAGTTTCTAAATAGTGTAAATCTTtgtcttgttttgttttgaaattctgACACGTATGGGACAATGTCGTGTACGATGTCATGACACAAGGAATGTCGAATGCAATGTCCAGAAAACGTGCTAACAAATACTAAgcacaataaataataaataacttaaagTAAAATTCAGGAAGGAAATAACACAAGGTATTTGTTAACACAATTCGGTGTAACGTCACCTACATGTGGGGGCATTCAAGCCATGAAGGAAATCCACTATAATAGTATTAATTCAAAGTCCTATGTGAACAACCTCTGGTTCACTATCTTCTCACTTAATCACTACCATTGGTATTTCTATCTAAGACTCTCTTAGATGTGAGATCCCTCTTACTTCCTCTCAATCACAACCCCTATGAttacaacaaaaacaatcaaattggAGACACACTCCAATAAACAAATCCTTCTCTTTGCTTAAAATCTTCAGAGAGATTCATAGGTACAACTCAACTAATCAGTCCAGCTCAATGCATTAAGGTGATACAAAGAGAGGCTCACAAATAATAAGGACAAACACGAAACCCTAAATGACTCTTTTCTCAAATGACGCTTCAGTCCTTTTACAGCTCAACTAAAAAAATCATCTATGTGCTTTGATAATCAGTGGCAACACACATAGAGGTATACAAAATAAAGCACAAAGCTTGACAACGAAACCCTAAAAGACTCTATTCAATAATATTGATTTCGTGAATAAAACGAGGGTCTGAATCTTTCTCATATAGCCATTCAGCAACTTGAGCTTTTTCTTCACAGGCTAAATAATCAGTAGACGAAAACGTATATTCGGTCTTGACAATATATTAGGAgcaaatatattatttcctAAAATGTTTTGACCTCCAATTTAGAAAACACGACAATGGCTAAACTGACCTCTGCAGCTTCTAGAAACACACGGTTCTTAGAGACGTGAATCATATCTTCAATAAAATCTTCAGTTATCTCACGCATAAAACAAATCTTCCAAGATTGTGAAACAAGGCACACTACGATGTCGTACCAATATGTCAAGACATCTTGTCCAACATCTTGTTAGAAcatttgttttaacaaaatgcaGCCAATCACAATATACAAACTTAACTTGTTTAGTTTTTAACTGATAGCTGTATTATTTAGGATTTGAAATCCAGGAGGATGATTTGTTAGGGTGAACACTTGATGGATTATACCCGCTGGTGGTGAATGTTTATCTTGATAATTCAACTCCTTTTAATTGTTTCAATAAACTTGTAGCAAATTCTTGCAACTCTACATTTGTTTATTCTTGAAATGTAATTCCAACTTCTGCTTTATGACATTTCAGGTTAGGGCATATCTATAATAAGATATTATCTCAGATGCATTCTATGTACCCTTCTATTTCTTGTGATAATAAATCTACTTGTGATATATGTCACCTTGTTAAACAAATTCAGTTTCTAATTTAAGCTTTAGCATTTTGATTTTTGGGGCCTTGCAATTCCTTCTATGCATAACCACAAGTATTTTCTAACCATTGTAGATGATTTTAGCAAATTTATGtgaattattttactaaaaaataaatctgAAGTGTTTCTAatcatgtcaatttttttttttttttccaaatggTTAACTCGATAAAACATTACTTTTGAAGTTGTTATATTTGATAATGGTCCTGAGTTTCTGCTTACTGAGTTTTATGCTTCCAAAGGTATTGTTCGTCATAGATAGGGctggcaatgaaccgaaccaactcgattAAAGTTCGTAATTCGATTTGATAATTGattcgttgaacttggttcatgaaccaaatgagccgaacttgagctgaaaattaatttcGTGAACTAATtgagctgaacttgagctaTATGTAGTTCAGCTCGTTTGGTTCACGAGATGattcgattatatatatatatatatatatatatatatatatatatatatatataacacttaaaaaaatattttaaaatttatagataattgatcatatatataataagagAAACATATGGCACAAGAAGGCAAAATTCAATTTGGTGGTTGCATACCGATGTTAATTACTATGTGTAATAATAGTCTCGTCCAGTCCATTAAAAATTGGTATAAATTCCAATATATTTTATgggtaaaaaatttaaattctttgacttttgagttacGTGGTTCAAGTGGCTTTACTTATTTTCGTACCTAAAGTTATGTGCTTTGAACAAACGAAATGAACCTAATGAGCCGAACCAAACTGTttgtgaactttaaacgagccgaactcgTGCTGAAAAAAAGATCGTGTCAAGCTCGAACCAAGGTTCGGACCGAGCCAATTCTTAACGAGTCGAGTAGAGCTCAAATAGGTTCGATTCGACTCGGCTCATTTCCAGCCCTAGTCATAGATCATGTGTTGAAAATCCTTAATacatcaacatatcttaaatgTTACGAGAGCCCTTCTTTTTCTGTCTAAACTTCCTAAACCTTTTTTGTCAtatgtttttttccttcatgtTGTGTTCCTTATTGATAGGGTTCCTActcatttccttaataatcaAACACTTTAcgaagtattatatgattttattcctgatattaatattttcaaagtgTTTCGATCATTAGTCAACACATCCACTCTTAAATCTCATTGAACCAAACTTGATCTCAGAGCAAGAAAATGTGTTTTCATATGCTACAAGTCGGGTTTTAAAGGCTTTAACCTCTTTGATATCCATTCTAGAGAAATCTTTATTTCTAGATGTATTACTTTTCATGATAATATTTTACCTTATTTGGACTCTTCTCCTTCAAATACTAAAGATTGGGAGTATTTGTATCCTACATTATATGTtcatgtctccatatcttctcAATTAACTTCTTTTAAATCCTCTTTCACATACTGATCTTGTTCCACATAAAGGAAAATCATCCAGAACTATGTATACACCACCACATCTTAAGGATTATGTTTCCCAGCTATCTCACCAATcatataataatacatcaaCATCTATTAGTTATCCAATTTCTAATTTTCTTTCCTACAATAAATTTTCCAATGCTCgtattcatttttctttgtcCCTCATAACTCACTGAGCCAAAATCATATGTTGAGGCTAGTAAATTTGATTGTTGGAATAAAGCCATGAAGTCTGAACATGCTTCTCTTGAACAAACAAGGACTTAGAAACTTGTTGACTTACCTCCAAACATCAAACCAATAGGCTCCAGATGGGTACATGACGATAGAacatcatatgatattttaagctatgtttttagtttttttttttttgcatttgaaGGCAAAATAGAAGTCATTTGGAGGAGTTGTCAAtggtttgagaaattttttgtattgtttttatttgagtCGTGGTAATTCAGTTTTATCCTAAATCATGTGATTATATAtgtgttttgagtctttttaatgagaaatcatgtaaattagaaaaataagacATCACGTGAAGGATTGAGGATATGACGACTACAGATCAATAGTTCTTAGAAAATCTTTGAATACAatacaaaatgaagaaaattcatttcaagttccAAGGCATTGCAAGACGGAAACACGctaaaaaaggggaaaaaatgcaaaattcGCATTAGAGGCACTTCCTCATGCACCCTATTTCATGCGCCCTGCGCATGGTACACATGCAGGGAGTGCTGGTTGCTTATTTACCAATATGTTTTAGTTGGAAAACCCTGTTTTACTTCTCTTAACCCCAAAGTAGTGATGTATTATAAATAGAGATCCTTGAAcacttttttattcattcaaaaagcTAGCAGTACAAGGCAAGGGTCAAGCATGAGAGATTAAAGGTAGAGGATCTTTGTCCTCGTTTTGTTCTctttatggtattttttttattatattgttttgtaATGGCATCCGGAGGTTGAAGAATGTATAGCACGGCTTGTGGGATTACCCTAAAAAAAGGCCAAGGGTAATTGGATGGAAGGAGACcttcaaggaagcgggagatgtcctttgttgaagatgttatggtgaatgattgtggaactacctaaaactcctagtgtagttggactgcaaggactcTTCAAGAAGGCGGAAGACGttccgatggctgaagaggttaaggtgaatgcttgtggaactacctaaaattcctagtgtagttggactgcaaagaccttcgagaaggcggaagacattccaATGGTTAAAGGGGTTAAGGCGTGTACTTGTGGAACTACGCAAAATTCCTTGAGTAGTTTTGGACACAAGGATCTTCAAAAGGGCGAAAGGCATTCCGATGGTTGAAGAGGTTAGGGTGTAaacttgtgaagctacatggtgtagtgggaagcaagggaaaAAACAGCAAGGCGATTGATGTTAAATTGACATCATAACTAATttagagtcaaggtggagaTTGTTGAGAATTGACTCAAAATTGATGTTTCAGAATCTGTCAAAATTGAGCTTCGATTTGGAGAAATCGAGCCTCGATTTTGTGTGCATTTTTGGGAGTTTTGATTCTGGAAAAATCGAGCCTCGATTTGGAGAAATCGAGTCTCGATTTTACGCAGaaagataaaaaacaaaacatattttcagCATAGATTTATTCCAAATTTTGAGGGttttatttctctataaatataaaccTTGTATTAGATGTAAACcttgagagagagatagaggggcctgaaacaagggtttagaaaggcaacaacaaaactagggtttgtatagagtttgtgtCTTGgaaacaaacactagggtttgagggttgattcaccttgtgAAACACTATttggattgagtctcttggttacgggaagagattgagacttttggtagaattaggcgggagacttattcttgtaattcattgatatctcttttgtaaggttactcatcattatattgaaacggagggctgctctctctcCCATACTAGGTCAATtaggaccgaactgggtcaacaaattcttttgtgttctctcttcctttctttctctcgctgttttctacttttatTTGTGATTATAATTGCTATccactttgattttggttgcttgattattccttgctctacacatcaagtttgttattgacGTGAGTTTTCATTGAATTCAAAATAGTTGCAAATAATAAATGATGGGGTACCGATATAGTTAAGATATCATTTTTGCCAAGAGATGTTTTTGCACTCTattacttctttaaaaaaattatcttaatttGGATTGTGATTTCTCTATTAATTAATCAACAAAAGTATGGTTCATAGCGTAAGGGTTGTACAAAGTAgatacaactttttttaatttgaaaatcagAAAGTGAGATCTTCACTAAGATATATCGAAAGAGCACAACTTTTTATGGTTTGTGTGAAGCATTTTGCAAAGAATAACTTTTCTTCCTATGATTTTTGTAAGCCAACATTCTCATCTTTGTAAAGCAAGAAAAGGTTTCGGTTTATGGGTTTAAAATATGTAGATATATTTAGAggtaaatatatattaagaaaaagatAGATAAGCATCTCTTCTTTAAAACCTTAAAGTTGTTTCTACTTTAAAATCGCTAAAAGATCATTATCTTCTCTACTTTAATTGAAACCCTTAAGCATAAGTATAAAATTTGTCCCTTAtatgacttttaaaaagatgaattaATGTAATATGTGGTGGACAAAAGTGGGGTTTAATTTGGTAATGCGTTATTTCTTACCCTTACCCAAAATCCAGCGCATCCATTCCCCCTTTAACtggtttcttttttcattttttgtttgtgcAGAAAGAAgcatccataaaaaaaatcatttcactaAGAAGGTGAACGAACCACAATACTACCCAAACAAATTGCCCTTAACCAAATATGAATAATTAACCACTTAATCCAACAAGtgtttacttcttttttttctttccgagTAGCCCTTAAAAATTCATCTCTTCGGATGAATAAGTGGAAAATCTGGAGTTCGTATCCTGATATCTGCATATATAATACAATCTCCCTGCCAATTAAAGTAAGTTCTCGGGATCAATTGTATCCATTCACCAATTATTTGTTGCCTCTTATCCAtttatctttttgttgttttattttttgctcacattttttggtaaatagaaaaaaatgacaaataaatcaTTGAAACCTAAACACAAATGGAGGATTGGGGTTCAAACCAATTTCACGATATTCGATCTAGCAATTTCAGTATTTTTATCAGTTAAGCTAAACATATGGACTGATTACTTGTTTtatattacttaaaaaaatagatataaccaaaaatattactactacATTGTTATATTAAACAGATGAATAGGGTGAAAAGGAATCTATATTTCCTCAAAAGCAGGAAGATTAAGTTAGCACCTGTTGTTATATACCACCTAAGTTTTCTTCAgaataaaaactaaaagttaAGGAATAAAAGTAGAAAGTGGTTGCCCCTTTT is from Medicago truncatula cultivar Jemalong A17 chromosome 1, MtrunA17r5.0-ANR, whole genome shotgun sequence and encodes:
- the LOC25483703 gene encoding protein SMAX1-LIKE 3 is translated as MRTGNCSLQQGLTTEAANIIKQAITLAKRRGHAQVTPLHVANTMLSVTNGLLRTACLQSHSHPLQCKALELCFNVALNRLPATTCNSPMLGSHHSQSQSQYPSISNALVAAFKRAQAHQRRGSIENQQQPLLTVKIELEQLIISILDDPSVSRVMREAGFNSTQVKTNVEQAVSLENPSSMSGKSKENNNQTLSSHSQEIVSNKTLVLDPIRVDDINSVLDNLKMNQRKSIVVVGECLATLEGVVKGVMEKFDKGDVDESLKGVKIISLSLSDFGNLSRVEIEEKVEELKGLAKKNFNGKGYVLYLGDLKWLFDYKKKQGMIRGYYCPLDHMIMEIGKLVNGVEKSGKFWLMCIATFQGYMRCKNGNPSLETIWNLYPITIPAGSLRLSLITESGLENESTNEKAENRTSWLLHEGVGEDQMIQKQQQACNSDSSSSSLPAWLQQYKNENKGISYNDQNVQVGELCKKWNSMCGSIQKQPYHCDDKILTLSSVSPSSSTSGFSYEQQQHPNNVSQSDHDRHFWTSQSGTKSNEPSNPNSTISSDLVEMEQLNNFKELNLENMRTLCNALEKKVPWQKDIIPEIASTVLQCRSGLVKRKGKNNDHDAKEETWLFFQGVDLEAKEKIAKELAKLVFGSYNNFISISLSSFSSTRADSSEESRNKRTRDEASCTYIERFGDAMSSNPHRVFLVEDIEQVDYFSQLGFKRAIEKGKVLDSNGEEVCFCDAIIILSCENFSSRSRVCSPKQRSSQEDKDDDINVATLEETSSYVSLDLNISIDEDYNEDDKLVDEIGLLESVDRKILFKIQEL